One Flavobacterium sp. 90 DNA segment encodes these proteins:
- a CDS encoding PRTRC system protein C, which produces MLITTQLKRVFSFKDKQQDIQLADPSETFSPEAVLNFYAQTYPILTTATIEGPVIADDALQYKFVLQIGTKG; this is translated from the coding sequence ATGTTAATCACAACTCAGCTCAAAAGAGTTTTCTCTTTTAAAGACAAACAGCAGGACATACAGCTTGCCGACCCCTCAGAAACATTCAGCCCCGAAGCGGTACTGAATTTTTATGCCCAAACCTATCCAATCCTCACTACAGCTACCATTGAAGGTCCTGTAATTGCAGATGATGCCCTGCAATATAAATTTGTTCTGCAGATCGGAACTAAAGGATAA
- a CDS encoding prtrc system protein e, producing the protein METNFFKSIEALAVAGDWTISIAKENADTLIVSVLFHNSRIGDDARRKVPPILLRGSTEELDLGFFKAIEQPVKETAELFTNMEQFLKQKEVAKASSQMHKQTADKAEKQISDKQKNYQDAMKKVDELEAEGKHREAWMKVPQVEIYPEYAQLIKDRRMELSAQFAPDLFNEPKKEESC; encoded by the coding sequence ATGGAAACCAATTTTTTTAAATCCATCGAAGCCCTTGCCGTTGCAGGGGATTGGACAATAAGCATAGCAAAGGAGAATGCCGATACATTAATTGTATCGGTACTCTTCCACAACAGTCGTATCGGGGACGATGCCCGCAGAAAAGTCCCTCCTATTCTGCTTCGGGGAAGCACAGAGGAACTCGATTTAGGTTTTTTTAAGGCTATTGAACAGCCCGTAAAAGAAACCGCAGAGCTTTTTACCAATATGGAGCAGTTTCTAAAACAAAAAGAAGTCGCAAAAGCTTCATCACAGATGCACAAACAAACCGCTGACAAGGCAGAGAAACAAATCTCCGACAAGCAGAAAAACTATCAGGATGCCATGAAAAAAGTGGATGAACTTGAAGCCGAAGGAAAACACCGTGAGGCGTGGATGAAAGTGCCTCAGGTGGAAATCTACCCCGAATATGCACAGCTAATTAAAGACCGCAGGATGGAACTCTCTGCGCAATTCGCCCCTGACCTTTTCAATGAACCTAAAAAAGAAGAATCATGTTAA
- a CDS encoding single-stranded DNA-binding protein, which produces MEITGRITKDATVHKVSNDKQVVNFSIAINDSYKPKGSSEYKEIVTYIDCSYWMSAKTAEWLKKGALVQLFGRIGLSVYTSSDGRALGSLTFHINNLKILVFAKKAETAQNTASPKAQQNTSQDPDDLPF; this is translated from the coding sequence ATGGAAATCACAGGACGTATTACAAAAGATGCCACAGTGCACAAAGTATCAAACGACAAACAAGTCGTTAATTTCTCTATTGCCATCAATGACAGCTACAAACCAAAAGGCAGTAGTGAGTATAAAGAGATTGTAACCTATATCGACTGCTCCTATTGGATGAGTGCAAAAACAGCCGAGTGGTTAAAAAAAGGGGCGCTTGTTCAGCTATTCGGACGAATCGGGCTGAGTGTTTACACATCCTCTGATGGCAGGGCTTTGGGCAGTCTGACCTTTCACATCAACAATCTTAAAATTTTGGTCTTTGCCAAAAAAGCAGAAACTGCCCAAAATACAGCCTCACCCAAAGCACAGCAAAATACATCGCAAGACCCCGATGACCTGCCATTTTAA
- a CDS encoding plasmid maintenance system antidote protein yields the protein MKLDLIKGIHPGFVLERELEKRHLAKGQFAISLGEFPQTLTAITKGKRRMNTSLAMKIEKTLELEEGYFMILQVYYDIEQEKKKEDQQKNKNNLRPDFTKLRKILFWDTDIDKIDWQKQKIAVIKRIFERGNEEEKKEIEQFYGSDTVNAILNK from the coding sequence ATGAAACTAGATCTAATAAAGGGAATCCATCCGGGCTTTGTACTGGAGCGTGAATTGGAAAAACGTCATTTGGCCAAGGGGCAGTTTGCCATTTCATTGGGAGAGTTTCCACAGACACTGACGGCTATAACCAAAGGCAAGCGCAGGATGAATACCTCTTTGGCGATGAAGATCGAGAAGACACTTGAGCTAGAGGAAGGTTATTTTATGATCCTGCAAGTTTATTATGATATTGAGCAGGAAAAGAAGAAAGAAGACCAGCAAAAAAACAAAAACAATCTAAGGCCTGACTTTACAAAGCTTAGAAAAATTCTCTTTTGGGATACGGACATTGATAAGATAGACTGGCAAAAACAAAAAATAGCTGTTATCAAAAGGATTTTTGAACGAGGCAATGAAGAGGAAAAAAAAGAGATTGAGCAATTTTATGGTTCAGATACCGTTAATGCCATTTTAAATAAATAA
- a CDS encoding nucleotidyl transferase AbiEii/AbiGii toxin family protein — protein sequence MPLYFNTVTPLLKTILEDLMQAEEFKVFRLVGGTALSLYYGHRMSVDIDLFSDVDYGSLDFKAMDDYLRKNYFYVDSLDIAPIGMGKSYYVGRSADESVKLDLYYTDPFMDDVQLFNGIRLASRAEITAMKLDVVQRGGRKKDFWDIDQLRQDFTIKEMFELHEKRYPYTHDRKLLKKQFTDFSIADDDFEPLCLRGRHWELIKLDMIDFIETLES from the coding sequence ATGCCCTTATATTTCAATACTGTTACCCCGCTTTTGAAAACCATACTGGAAGATCTCATGCAGGCCGAAGAATTCAAAGTTTTTCGTCTGGTAGGAGGCACTGCGCTCAGTCTATATTACGGGCACCGAATGTCTGTGGATATTGACCTGTTCAGTGATGTGGATTACGGAAGCCTTGATTTTAAGGCAATGGATGATTATCTGAGAAAAAACTACTTTTATGTGGACAGTCTGGATATAGCGCCGATAGGGATGGGCAAATCGTATTACGTGGGCAGAAGTGCTGATGAGAGCGTGAAGCTTGACCTTTATTACACAGACCCTTTTATGGACGATGTGCAGTTGTTCAATGGAATCAGACTGGCGAGCAGGGCGGAAATTACAGCAATGAAACTCGATGTGGTGCAACGAGGCGGAAGAAAAAAAGACTTTTGGGACATCGACCAGCTAAGACAGGATTTTACGATCAAAGAAATGTTTGAACTCCACGAGAAAAGGTATCCCTATACCCACGACAGGAAGCTGTTAAAAAAGCAGTTTACGGATTTCAGCATTGCCGACGATGATTTTGAACCGCTGTGCCTCAGGGGAAGACACTGGGAGCTTATCAAGCTTGATATGATTGACTTTATTGAGACATTGGAGAGTTAG